The window GGATTGGCTTTGCGACGAAGAATTGATGAAAACGACCCGCAACGGCAACGCCCTTTATCTTCACTGTCTCCCTGCCGACGTGCAGGGTTTGAATTGTCTGGAGGGTGAAGTGACCATGAAGGTCTTTGAAAAATACCGCATCGAGACATATAAGGAAGCGCGCTACAAGGCTTTCATCATTGCCGCCATGATCATGACCTGCTGTTTCCGGGATCCCGTCTCGCTCATTGACAAGTTGTTCAGGGAAAACTTCAGCCGCGCCGGCTAAACCTTGCGCTTCATTCGCGCAAAGTCGGAATTGCATTAAACCAGACCCTGTTTTTCTTGCCAATTGTATTGACATTTTTTCAGATTCTTCGCAAAATACCAGGATGGGGATAGCCGTAACACATGGATAGCATCACTGGATGCGGGGCTAAAGCAAACCATTATCAAGGAGAAAGCGCTATGGCCGGCAAAAAGAAAACGGTAAAAGCTGAGGCAATCGATTTGCAGGGTCGCGATGTCATCACCACGCAGGAATTTTCAGTGGCTGAACTCGAGGCCATTCTGACTCTCGCCTTTGAAATGAAAAAAAACCGCTACTGCGAGCGGCATGCCAAACTGATGCTGCGGCAGACTTTCACGATGTTGTTCTACAATCCGTCGCTGCGCACCCGCCAAAGCTTCGAGGCGGCGGCCACCGAGCTGGGCGGCCACGCCCAGTTTCTGGAACCCAAGGCCATGCGCCTCAAGAGCGTCAGCGGCAAGAGGGATGCGGCGGGCGAAAGCATCCATGACGCGGCCAAGGTCATCGCCCGCTACAGCACCGGAATGGGGATTCGCATACTCGAAGACTCCGTGGACAAATACGGCGACGGCAACTGGGTGTTGCGGCAATACGCCAAGTTCGCCGACATCCCGGTTCTCAACATGGCCGACGATATTTACCATCCCTGCCAGGGGCTGGCCGACAACATGGGCATGCGGCTGAATGTGGCGAAGGGTGAAAGTACCAGGGGCAAGACGCTGCTGCAGACATGGGCGTCGGGAAAACTCGCCCGTTCCTACTGTTCAGTGCATGAGTCGCTGCTCATCAACTCGCGGCTCGGGATGAACGTCCGCCTGGCGTTTCCTAAAGGGTACGAACTGCCGGATACCCAGGTCCTCGGCGCGGTCAAGGAAAACTGCAGGCAGGCGGGGACGACGTTTGAGATCGTCAACGACCCGGTCGCCGGCTACGAAGGCGCTGACTACGTCTATTCCCGCAATTGGTTCGGGCCCGACTTCTATCAGATCGGCAAGGATGCCGAAATCGCGC of the Candidatus Aminicenantes bacterium genome contains:
- a CDS encoding knotted carbamoyltransferase YgeW → LVPEIVETSKKFAKESGGSFTISHDMKEAFKNADAVYPKSWAPYWVMQKRTDLMYNNDQKGLQELEKECLAQNARHKDWLCDEELMKTTRNGNALYLHCLPADVQGLNCLEGEVTMKVFEKYRIETYKEARYKAFIIAAMIMTCCFRDPVSLIDKLFRENFSRAG